In the genome of Anabaena cylindrica PCC 7122, the window TTTGGGATTTAATAACACCTTTGCTATGATTATCCGAGGGGAAGATGCCAAACGTCTTAATATTAAAACTCTTTCAGAAGCAGCTAAATATACTCCTCAATTACAAGCAGGTTTTGGCTATGAATTTCTGGAACGAGAAGATGGTTATCCAGGTTTAGCTAAAACCTATGGCTTAAAGTTTGCAAACACAAAACAAATGGAATTAGGATTGATGTATCAAGCTTTAAAAGAAAAAAAAGTAGATTTGATAGCAGCAAATTCTACAGATGGCTTGATTCCGGTTCTCAATTTAGTGATTTTAGAAGATGATAAAAGTTATTTTCCTCCCTATCAAGCTATCCCTATTTTTAATCAAGCAACACTGAAAAAATATCCAGAGTTACGAACATCAATTAATCAATTAGCAGGTTTAGTTTCCACTGAAGAAATGCAAAAGATGAATTATCAAGTAGATAATAAATCTCGTCCTGTAGAACAAGTTGTTAATGAATTTCTCAAGTCTAAATCTAAATTATGACTTCCATCTGAATAAGTAGCATTAAATTGTTAGTTTTTAACCAAACATAAACAGTTATCTTTCAGCTACATTAGCAGCAATTAATGCTTCTCGATACAGCCAGGCTTCTCTTGCTGTTTTAAAACCTTTCATCCATGTATCTTCGCTTTTCCCTTTAATCCGATAGCCTACTTCCCAAGTATCTTTTGGTTCTCTTTCAAAGAAATATTTTATTTTATAAAGCATTACTGGCTGGGCAAAATCATTTCCACAATCTTTGTCATCTTCTATTTCAGTTTTATTATCTTCTCTAATACCGTAAAAACGACGCTTTTCTTTGTTTATGTGAACTTCTACAATATCACCCAAATGATTAGAGTGTAAAATGATGACTCCAGCTTCTGTGACAGTATGATGTTTGGGGTTAATACTAGACATTCCCTCTTATCCTGTAATGTTTAAAACATTCCTATCATATCATTTCCACTTGAATACTGACGATTTGAATTAGTTCAATTCTCATCATCTACCACCATTTTGTTCCTGGTTCACCTTTAAAAGGTCCAACAATATCAGAAGTAATCCATCCACCGTAGAAATCACCCGGTTGAGGCTTGACTAGTTCATCGTTTACATAGCAAGCATCCATTAAATTTGCATAAAAACTATAGTATTCTTGAATGCCTACAAAATCAGGACTTGGTTGAATATATCGCCAAGCAGCATAATTGATATATTTATCACCTACAGATATATTGTAATATTGACACCAGCCTTTCCATTCACACCAAGTTTTTTTAGGTGTTTCTATCAAATGTTCTAGTTTAATGTCTTCACCAGGGATGTAATACACTGGTGGATGGCTAGTTTCTAAGACTCTTTTAGCTTTCTGGGTTTCTCCTAAAATAATTTCATTAAAAATCACTTTGAGATGTTTATCAGTATCTTCTAAAATTGCTGGACGGGGATAATCCCAAACTGATTCTTGACCTGGTTGTGGGGGAATAGGATTTGGTTTCATTATTAGTAATTGCCTCTTTTAAGTGTTAATTTCAACGTTAAAAAATTCTCATTAATTAATTCATTCAACTTGGCAAAGAATCAATCCAAACCACTGTTTTTCATCTGTCCATATTTTCACAGTTTTCAGTCCTTGGATTTCGAGTTGTTTTTGCATATTTGTTAAATCAAACTTGCGAGAAATTTCTGTAAGGATGCTTTCTCCAGCTTGAAAAGAAACCTTTAAATTGAGAATGTCTAGGGATACAGAATGACTTTCTTGGCAATGGAGATACATTTCAATTTGATTATCTACCTGATTATAAATCGCTTGATGTTTAAACAAATTAATGTCAAAATCACCTTGAAAACGCCAATTCAGATGAGAAAGCATATTCAAATTAAAAGCAGCAGTAACTTCTTGACTATCGTTATAAGCTGCTTCTAATATATCCTTGGGTTTTTGTAAATCCATACCCAGCAAAAAATAGTCCCCAGAGTTTAGGGTTTGGGCAACTTGGCTTAAAAAATCATCAGATTCTTGTGAACTAAAATTACCTATAGAACTTCCTAGAAAAAAGAGCATCCGTGATTGCAAATAATTAGATTCCAGATGAACTAAAGCTTGTTCATAAGTTCCTAATAATCCATGAATTGTAAAATCAGGATATTTTTGTTGTAATTGTAAAACGCTATTTTTAAGAATTCCCCCACTGACATCAATAGGTAAATATGTACAGGAACCGGCAATTTTTTGATAAGCATCTAATAAAAGACGAGTTTTAGTAGAACTACCACTACCTAATTCTATTAATTCACAACAACCTGTAATTTGAGCGATTTCGTCAGCATATTGATTTAAAATCCATGCTTCTGTGCGAGTTGGATAATATTCAGGTAAATCGCAGATTTTTTCAAATAGCTCAGAACCATAATCGTCATAAAAATATTTAGCGGGTAAACTTTTAGAAACTTGAGTTAATCCTTGAATAACATCTGCACCATCATTGTTTAAATCTTGATAGTGATCATCAAGAATTGTCAAAGGTTTAATTAGCATTTTTTAATTCCTGATATTTTTTGTTTGAACAACAACCATGTAAAACAGACCTGACTATTTAATTCTCTCTGCGACTCTGCGTGAAAAAAAATCTAAATTAAACAACATTCTGAGCAATTCTAAAACCAACGTGCTGATAAAAATAAGGACGAAACCAATTCCGATAGGATGGTAATGCCATTGAACCATTAGTAGCCCAAGAACCACCGAGCATCATCTGATGTTTACCATCAAAAAATGGTGCAGATTGGTCTTCATAAAGGGGATGAGTTTTAAATCCTGGTAGGGGGTAAAATGTGTTTTCTAACCATTCCCAGACATTTCCTCGTAAATCAAAAAGACCAGATGCACTGTTGGCTGGTGTGAACATTCCCACCGGATTGGGGGAAATAAATTGTAAATTGAGATTACAATGAGTTGATAAGCAGTTACCTTCAGATATTAGCAAGGCTTGATTCCATTCTGCTTCGCTCATCAAGCGTATGTTTGAGCCTTTCCAGCGACAAAATGCGATCGCTTCATAGTGGTTAACTTCCACCGGCCAGTCAAGGGGTAAGTCCATTTCATCGAATGTAGCTCGATAGCGATAGCCATCTGATGTAGGTAGCCAAAATTTAGGGT includes:
- the egtD gene encoding L-histidine N(alpha)-methyltransferase gives rise to the protein MLIKPLTILDDHYQDLNNDGADVIQGLTQVSKSLPAKYFYDDYGSELFEKICDLPEYYPTRTEAWILNQYADEIAQITGCCELIELGSGSSTKTRLLLDAYQKIAGSCTYLPIDVSGGILKNSVLQLQQKYPDFTIHGLLGTYEQALVHLESNYLQSRMLFFLGSSIGNFSSQESDDFLSQVAQTLNSGDYFLLGMDLQKPKDILEAAYNDSQEVTAAFNLNMLSHLNWRFQGDFDINLFKHQAIYNQVDNQIEMYLHCQESHSVSLDILNLKVSFQAGESILTEISRKFDLTNMQKQLEIQGLKTVKIWTDEKQWFGLILCQVE
- a CDS encoding DUF427 domain-containing protein, whose product is MKPNPIPPQPGQESVWDYPRPAILEDTDKHLKVIFNEIILGETQKAKRVLETSHPPVYYIPGEDIKLEHLIETPKKTWCEWKGWCQYYNISVGDKYINYAAWRYIQPSPDFVGIQEYYSFYANLMDACYVNDELVKPQPGDFYGGWITSDIVGPFKGEPGTKWW